The following are encoded together in the Mycolicibacterium arabiense genome:
- a CDS encoding ATP-binding protein, producing MTPSRLHLVVPARAESLSAVREQVADWLSSLGTPDERIGDIILVVNEACSNSIEHAYVGAAAGAVRVSADVDSQSICITVEDFGRWKTDTSKTDVSRGRGLALMRAMSSHVGLYTNTNGTRVSLTFRAPADGGDPPR from the coding sequence ATGACTCCATCCCGGCTACATCTCGTCGTTCCGGCGCGCGCGGAGTCGCTGTCGGCCGTACGCGAACAGGTAGCGGATTGGTTGTCGTCGCTCGGGACGCCCGACGAGCGGATCGGCGACATCATCCTCGTGGTCAACGAGGCATGCAGCAACAGCATCGAGCACGCCTACGTGGGCGCAGCGGCGGGCGCCGTCCGCGTATCGGCCGACGTCGACTCGCAGTCCATCTGCATCACCGTCGAGGACTTCGGCCGATGGAAGACGGACACGTCGAAGACCGACGTCTCGCGTGGCCGTGGTCTTGCCCTGATGCGTGCGATGAGTTCTCACGTCGGCCTCTACACCAACACGAACGGCACGCGAGTGTCGCTGACGTTTCGCGCACCGGCAGACGGCGGCGATCCCCCACGCTGA
- a CDS encoding STAS domain-containing protein, with product MKGRSTMPPNPVVTREERRDRDVTALFVEGDVDLATAPLVEEAVTAAVASPGRALIIDLTGVTFMGSAGLRVLVLAAQELDPAVFYAVVADSPATRRLIEVTALNEMFATFPTLDAALAAFEAEAS from the coding sequence ATGAAGGGTCGGTCGACGATGCCCCCGAATCCGGTCGTCACACGCGAGGAACGTCGCGATCGCGACGTCACCGCGCTGTTCGTGGAGGGCGACGTCGACCTGGCCACGGCACCGCTAGTCGAAGAGGCCGTCACGGCCGCCGTTGCGTCCCCTGGACGTGCACTGATCATCGATCTGACGGGCGTGACGTTCATGGGCTCGGCAGGTCTGCGCGTGCTGGTACTCGCTGCACAGGAACTCGACCCAGCGGTCTTCTACGCCGTCGTCGCCGACTCACCGGCCACGCGCAGACTGATCGAGGTGACCGCGTTGAACGAAATGTTCGCCACCTTCCCGACACTGGACGCAGCGCTCGCCGCCTTCGAGGCCGAAGCGTCCTGA
- a CDS encoding SDR family oxidoreductase produces MTTFEGKRVVITGGTSGIGLATAKALVGGGARVLVTGRSAASLDAARAELGPTAIVEHSDAVTGIAALADRAATEFGGVDLLVLNAGGTLIATLDETTESSYDELFDLNAKAPFFTLQRFLPLMPPGSAVVLTTSVSHVKGIASTSVYSATKAALRSMTRTFARELIGRGIRVNAVSPGPIDTGILERNMPRDEARQFLGQMAADNPMQRVGEAEEVAKAIIFLAFDATYTTGTELAVDGGASQL; encoded by the coding sequence ATGACCACCTTCGAAGGCAAACGAGTCGTCATCACGGGAGGAACCAGCGGCATCGGCCTCGCCACCGCGAAGGCACTGGTGGGTGGCGGCGCTCGCGTCCTCGTCACCGGCCGTTCCGCGGCGTCCCTCGATGCCGCGAGAGCCGAGCTGGGTCCGACGGCGATCGTCGAGCACAGTGACGCGGTCACCGGCATAGCCGCACTGGCCGATCGCGCGGCCACCGAGTTCGGCGGCGTCGACCTGCTGGTGCTCAACGCAGGCGGAACTCTGATCGCGACACTCGACGAGACCACCGAGTCGTCGTACGACGAACTGTTCGATCTGAACGCCAAGGCGCCCTTCTTCACACTGCAGCGGTTCCTGCCGCTCATGCCCCCTGGCAGCGCCGTCGTGCTGACGACGTCGGTGAGCCACGTCAAGGGCATCGCGTCGACGAGCGTGTACTCGGCGACCAAGGCGGCGCTGCGGTCGATGACGCGGACGTTCGCCCGCGAGCTGATCGGCCGGGGCATCCGCGTCAACGCCGTGTCCCCCGGCCCGATCGACACCGGCATCCTGGAGCGCAACATGCCTCGCGACGAGGCCCGGCAATTCCTCGGTCAGATGGCCGCCGACAACCCGATGCAGCGCGTGGGCGAGGCCGAGGAAGTGGCGAAGGCGATCATCTTCCTCGCGTTCGACGCCACCTACACCACCGGCACGGAACTGGCCGTCGACGGAGGTGCGTCTCAGTTGTGA
- a CDS encoding SDR family oxidoreductase produces the protein MGRYDGKNVVITGGSSGLGLAAARYLVDEGARVMVTGRTSETLADAAHRLGDRGVAVRSDASSLTDIDALADRAAAEFGTIDALVVNAGIGSFDAFEDVTERTFDDVFAINAKGPFFTVQKLAPLLAPGSGVVLTTSIANRTGWDRLSVYSASKAALRSMARTLSRELLPRGIRVNAISPGSIDTGKLEKEAPERAELLKAQFTASSPMQRFGHPDEFAPAVAFLAFEATFVAGIELVVDGGESQLCGRLDRRTRR, from the coding sequence ATGGGCAGGTACGACGGCAAGAACGTCGTCATCACCGGTGGCAGCAGCGGGCTCGGACTGGCGGCCGCCCGATACCTGGTGGACGAGGGCGCACGCGTCATGGTGACGGGGCGGACCAGCGAGACACTGGCGGACGCCGCTCACCGACTCGGCGACCGCGGTGTCGCGGTACGAAGCGATGCGAGTTCGCTCACCGACATCGACGCGCTGGCCGACCGGGCCGCCGCCGAGTTCGGCACCATCGACGCGCTGGTGGTGAACGCGGGCATCGGCAGCTTCGACGCCTTCGAGGACGTCACCGAACGGACCTTCGACGACGTGTTCGCGATCAACGCGAAGGGTCCGTTCTTCACCGTGCAGAAGCTGGCACCGCTGCTCGCTCCGGGCAGCGGCGTGGTGTTGACGACGTCGATCGCCAACCGAACGGGGTGGGACAGGCTCAGCGTCTACTCGGCCAGCAAGGCAGCGCTGCGGTCGATGGCGCGCACGCTGAGCCGGGAACTACTGCCGAGGGGGATCCGCGTCAACGCGATCAGCCCCGGCTCCATCGACACCGGAAAGCTGGAGAAGGAGGCGCCGGAGCGAGCCGAACTCCTCAAGGCCCAGTTCACCGCGAGCAGCCCGATGCAGCGGTTCGGCCATCCCGACGAGTTCGCCCCGGCGGTGGCCTTCCTGGCCTTCGAGGCCACGTTCGTCGCAGGCATCGAATTGGTCGTCGACGGCGGCGAGTCCCAACTATGCGGTCGTCTGGATCGGCGAACACGTCGATGA
- a CDS encoding LysR family transcriptional regulator, whose translation MNDLGTDLELRLVRYFTVVAEHGNFGRAAAELHLAQPSLSRQIQRLEHRLGVRLLDRTPQGTLPTEAGKAFLPEAHALLRAARQATLATRAYRPTGKVIIGYVEDLVITPAVRELRRRHPGAEIDTRHLECHDGRVFAEGGVDALVARDPLTFPADVADTTVLYEEPRMLVVPIDHHLAGRASVSPDDFAGEQFICPHGGARALYPTDSYRGGDPGPISAGPVNESFEDRMELVASGQAIAVLPVGDRRSSLRTDLATVPVERFPNSKVMVATRVGDSNPLVADFVNVAREHLTGGSAPRVDRPEHGRR comes from the coding sequence GTGAACGACCTCGGGACGGACCTCGAGCTGCGACTGGTGCGTTACTTCACCGTCGTGGCCGAGCACGGGAACTTCGGCCGCGCGGCCGCCGAACTGCACCTGGCGCAGCCGTCGCTGAGCCGCCAGATCCAGCGGCTCGAACACCGGTTGGGCGTACGTCTGCTGGACCGCACGCCGCAGGGCACGCTGCCCACCGAGGCGGGCAAGGCGTTCCTACCGGAGGCGCATGCGCTGTTGCGGGCCGCTCGGCAGGCGACGCTGGCGACGCGGGCCTACCGGCCGACGGGCAAGGTCATCATCGGATACGTCGAGGACCTGGTGATCACTCCCGCCGTACGGGAACTACGCCGGCGTCACCCAGGTGCAGAGATCGACACCCGCCACCTGGAATGTCACGACGGTCGGGTGTTCGCCGAAGGGGGAGTGGACGCTCTGGTCGCTCGTGACCCGCTGACGTTCCCCGCCGACGTCGCCGACACGACCGTGCTCTACGAAGAGCCGCGGATGCTGGTGGTGCCGATCGACCACCACCTGGCAGGGCGGGCATCGGTGTCGCCGGACGACTTCGCCGGCGAGCAGTTCATCTGCCCGCATGGCGGTGCTCGCGCCCTCTATCCGACGGATTCGTACCGGGGCGGCGATCCCGGCCCCATCTCGGCGGGCCCGGTCAACGAGAGTTTCGAGGACAGAATGGAACTCGTCGCGAGCGGTCAGGCGATCGCGGTCCTGCCGGTGGGCGACCGGCGCAGCTCGTTGCGTACCGATCTGGCCACCGTGCCGGTCGAGCGATTCCCCAACAGCAAGGTCATGGTGGCGACGCGCGTCGGTGACTCCAACCCGCTGGTCGCGGACTTCGTGAACGTCGCGCGTGAGCACCTCACGGGCGGTTCGGCTCCGCGAGTTGATCGACCGGAGCATGGTCGTCGGTGA
- a CDS encoding fused MFS/spermidine synthase has protein sequence MTAAPPPSGEPQPSPPVAGMGARAAALLVFGSSAAVLVIEITALRLLAPYLGLTLETSTLVIGIALTAIAIGSWAGGHLADRSDPRRLIAPSLGVSGAVVAITPAVVRATGEWAQPILLLVTSLTILVPGALLSAVTPMVTKMRLTALAQTGTVVGSLSGVGTVGAITGTVLTGFVLISRVPVSGILVGLGALLVVGSLVLEWRMRTWRRASAAAVAGIVVLGGLAGLVAPGGCDAETKYHCARVTADPERAGGRTLVLDGVRHSYVDVDDPTTLTFAYVRAIAAAVDSAFPPGQPLAAYHLGGGGMTYARYLAATRPGSDSVVSEIDGGVVRVDRERLGLTQDSGIDVRVEDGRLGLRELPARSRDVVVGDAFGGVSVPWHLTTREAIGDVRRVLKDDGVYVANLIDYGALAFLRAETATLAETFDHVVLAGEPRDVGVDQSAAPNGGNFVVIASDRPIDPRALRDALRQRGTHWTTISGADLADWTGDAQVLTDDHAPVDQLAEPNRP, from the coding sequence GTGACCGCAGCGCCGCCGCCGTCCGGCGAACCCCAGCCCTCCCCACCGGTTGCCGGCATGGGTGCCCGCGCTGCTGCGCTGCTCGTCTTCGGCTCGTCGGCTGCGGTGCTGGTCATCGAGATCACTGCCCTGCGACTGCTCGCGCCGTACCTCGGGCTGACGCTGGAGACCAGCACCCTGGTGATCGGCATCGCGCTCACCGCGATCGCGATCGGCTCGTGGGCGGGCGGGCACCTCGCCGACCGGTCGGATCCGCGCCGGCTCATCGCACCGTCGCTGGGCGTCTCTGGGGCCGTCGTCGCGATCACGCCCGCGGTGGTGCGTGCCACGGGCGAGTGGGCGCAGCCGATCCTGCTGCTGGTCACGTCGCTGACCATCCTCGTTCCGGGCGCCCTGCTGTCCGCGGTGACGCCCATGGTGACCAAGATGCGTCTGACGGCCCTCGCCCAGACCGGCACCGTGGTCGGGTCGCTGTCCGGAGTCGGCACCGTCGGCGCCATCACCGGCACCGTGCTCACCGGATTCGTGCTGATCTCGCGGGTTCCGGTGAGCGGCATCCTCGTCGGGCTCGGCGCCCTTCTGGTGGTCGGCAGTCTCGTCCTCGAGTGGCGAATGCGCACGTGGCGCAGGGCCAGCGCCGCGGCGGTCGCAGGCATCGTCGTGCTGGGCGGTCTCGCAGGCCTGGTGGCGCCGGGAGGGTGCGATGCCGAGACCAAGTATCACTGCGCCCGCGTGACCGCCGACCCCGAACGTGCCGGTGGACGCACCCTCGTGCTCGACGGAGTCCGGCACTCCTACGTCGACGTCGACGATCCCACCACCCTGACGTTCGCCTACGTACGCGCGATCGCGGCGGCCGTCGACAGCGCATTCCCTCCGGGTCAACCGCTGGCGGCCTACCACCTCGGCGGCGGAGGCATGACGTACGCCCGCTATCTCGCCGCCACCCGTCCAGGATCCGACAGCGTCGTCTCCGAGATCGACGGTGGCGTGGTCCGTGTGGACCGCGAGCGGCTGGGGCTGACCCAGGACAGCGGGATCGACGTACGGGTCGAAGACGGCCGGCTCGGTCTGCGCGAACTGCCTGCGCGCAGCCGCGACGTCGTGGTCGGCGATGCCTTCGGCGGCGTCAGCGTCCCGTGGCACCTCACCACCAGGGAGGCGATCGGCGACGTTCGGCGCGTACTGAAGGACGACGGCGTGTACGTCGCCAACCTCATCGACTACGGCGCACTGGCATTCCTGCGTGCTGAAACGGCCACTCTCGCAGAGACCTTCGACCACGTCGTCCTCGCCGGGGAACCCAGGGACGTCGGCGTCGACCAGTCGGCAGCGCCGAACGGCGGCAACTTCGTCGTCATCGCCTCGGACCGGCCGATCGACCCCCGGGCGCTACGAGATGCATTGCGGCAGCGCGGAACCCATTGGACCACGATCTCCGGCGCCGACCTCGCCGACTGGACCGGCGACGCCCAGGTGCTCACCGACGACCATGCTCCGGTCGATCAACTCGCGGAGCCGAACCGCCCGTGA
- a CDS encoding cadmium resistance transporter — protein MTGLGTVGQAVAIFVATNVDDVVILALFFGRAAGHRAATTAVVVGQYLGFVAILAGSVVAALGARLLPESTIAYLGLLPLLLGFYAAWEAWRSRGDDDDDDATGPSQLGVLTIAAVTFANGGDNIGVYIPVFAVAGVAGMVTYVVVFLVGVAACCALGWYLATRPSIARLMARWGDVVLPVVLIVLGVVILVEGGAFGL, from the coding sequence GTGACGGGACTGGGCACCGTCGGCCAGGCGGTGGCGATCTTCGTCGCCACGAACGTCGACGACGTCGTCATCCTCGCCCTGTTCTTCGGCCGTGCGGCCGGCCACCGGGCGGCGACGACGGCCGTCGTGGTCGGCCAATACCTCGGGTTCGTCGCGATACTCGCCGGGTCGGTGGTGGCGGCGCTGGGAGCCCGGCTGCTGCCGGAGTCGACGATCGCCTACCTGGGCCTGCTGCCGCTGCTGCTCGGCTTCTACGCCGCGTGGGAGGCCTGGCGTTCCCGGGGCGACGATGACGACGACGACGCGACGGGCCCCTCGCAACTGGGTGTGCTGACCATCGCCGCGGTCACCTTCGCCAACGGCGGCGACAACATCGGCGTCTACATCCCCGTGTTCGCCGTGGCCGGCGTCGCGGGGATGGTCACCTACGTCGTCGTGTTCCTGGTCGGGGTCGCGGCGTGCTGCGCGCTGGGCTGGTATCTCGCCACCCGCCCTTCGATCGCCCGGCTGATGGCGCGCTGGGGCGACGTCGTCCTACCGGTGGTGCTGATCGTGCTGGGAGTGGTGATCCTCGTCGAGGGCGGGGCGTTCGGGCTCTGA
- a CDS encoding SigB/SigF/SigG family RNA polymerase sigma factor translates to MTSTLTTATVQLGIDIAAPVPRPVKPTRSRVTDEYLDVVDMFHALHDMAVGGHEYHRQRERIIRRCMPMADHVALHFDRRGEALDDLVQVARVGLLNAVERFDPTRGSSFVAFAIPTMMGEVRRHFRDHAWTMHVPRRIRDLHVQITRATTSLMQELGHSPTPSELADYLGADREQVVECLISADAYQLRSLDAPIGGDGVRPRMVADVVGEVDDRIDYVTDREAIRPLLAALCDRDRDVLQMRFFDSMTQSQIAEKIGTSQMQVSRILARILADMRKALE, encoded by the coding sequence ATGACAAGCACTCTGACGACCGCGACCGTTCAGCTCGGCATCGACATCGCCGCTCCCGTCCCCCGGCCAGTCAAGCCCACGCGTTCCCGGGTGACCGATGAGTACCTCGACGTCGTCGACATGTTCCACGCACTGCACGACATGGCGGTGGGCGGCCACGAGTACCACCGTCAACGCGAACGCATCATCCGGCGCTGCATGCCGATGGCAGATCACGTGGCCCTGCACTTCGACAGGCGAGGCGAAGCGCTCGACGACCTAGTCCAAGTGGCCCGCGTGGGGCTGCTCAACGCCGTCGAACGCTTCGACCCCACGCGCGGTTCTTCGTTCGTCGCGTTCGCCATTCCCACGATGATGGGCGAGGTACGCAGGCACTTCCGCGATCACGCATGGACGATGCACGTACCGAGGCGGATTCGCGATCTGCACGTGCAGATCACCCGCGCCACCACCTCCCTGATGCAGGAGCTGGGTCATTCGCCGACGCCGAGCGAATTGGCCGACTACCTCGGCGCGGATCGGGAGCAGGTGGTGGAATGCCTGATCTCCGCCGACGCCTATCAGTTGCGGTCACTCGATGCCCCGATCGGCGGTGACGGGGTGCGGCCGCGCATGGTGGCCGACGTCGTCGGCGAGGTCGACGACCGCATCGACTACGTCACCGACAGGGAGGCGATCCGGCCGCTGTTGGCTGCACTGTGCGACCGAGACCGCGACGTCCTGCAGATGCGCTTCTTCGACTCGATGACGCAGAGCCAGATCGCCGAGAAGATCGGCACGTCGCAGATGCAGGTGTCCCGCATCCTCGCGCGGATCCTTGCCGACATGCGCAAGGCGCTGGAGTAG
- a CDS encoding MarR family winged helix-turn-helix transcriptional regulator, whose translation MNRPPQPEDVRAAMIREIVRSLRALLTESDRIAHGFAMEHRLSPSDFRALLHVVASETEGAPLAASDLRTRLNVSAGAITYIIDRLVKAGHVRRDADPSDRRKVILRFSQQGFDLCRSYFEPIQTGYARALADVSEHDLAATEAVLDALLVAMRSPGPNADLARTFE comes from the coding sequence ATGAACCGGCCCCCGCAACCAGAGGACGTCCGTGCCGCGATGATTCGCGAGATCGTCCGCAGCCTGCGCGCCCTGCTGACCGAGTCCGACCGCATCGCCCACGGCTTTGCCATGGAGCATCGACTGTCGCCCAGCGACTTTCGCGCTCTCCTGCACGTCGTGGCCTCCGAAACCGAAGGCGCGCCGCTGGCGGCGAGCGACCTGCGCACCCGGCTCAACGTGTCCGCGGGTGCGATCACCTACATCATCGACCGGCTGGTGAAGGCTGGGCACGTCCGACGCGACGCCGACCCGTCGGATCGCCGCAAGGTCATACTTCGCTTCTCCCAGCAGGGTTTCGACCTGTGCCGGTCCTATTTCGAACCCATCCAGACGGGGTACGCACGTGCTCTCGCCGACGTCTCGGAGCACGACCTGGCTGCCACCGAGGCCGTGCTCGACGCGCTGCTCGTGGCGATGCGCTCACCGGGTCCCAATGCCGACCTGGCCCGGACGTTCGAGTAG